A region of Subdoligranulum variabile DNA encodes the following proteins:
- a CDS encoding HAD family hydrolase — protein sequence MKYKLLLLDIDGTLRPDSCERIPRENAEAVNAVQRLGVKIAIATGRGRAGVGKGLLRSVRPDYWVCSGGGQLLDGKGNELALHRLTNEEMYALVDFFEDYELPLRFTFHDANYAYIGYEEFVRREKAKNLHNHIVDGEDQDHHLVEMPFGAFGFVPRERAAQFQEKYGYLGLQFLYSYPGSDGCDITQADVDKGRGLCEMAGVAGLTPEECVAVGDGDNDVPMLAAAGLGIAMANGSEAAKAAADRIGPDAGPHGVADLCRELWPEAF from the coding sequence ATGAAATACAAGCTGCTGCTTTTGGATATAGACGGAACGCTGCGTCCCGACAGCTGTGAGCGCATCCCGCGGGAAAACGCCGAGGCGGTCAACGCCGTACAGCGTCTGGGCGTAAAAATTGCCATTGCCACAGGGCGGGGACGTGCCGGTGTGGGCAAGGGACTGCTGCGGTCGGTGCGGCCGGATTACTGGGTTTGCTCGGGAGGCGGCCAGCTGCTGGACGGAAAAGGCAACGAACTGGCGCTGCACCGGCTGACCAATGAGGAAATGTACGCCCTGGTGGATTTTTTTGAGGACTACGAACTGCCGCTGCGGTTCACCTTCCACGATGCCAACTATGCCTATATCGGCTATGAGGAGTTTGTCCGCCGGGAAAAAGCCAAGAATCTGCACAATCATATTGTGGACGGAGAGGACCAGGATCATCACCTGGTGGAAATGCCCTTTGGAGCCTTCGGCTTTGTACCGCGGGAGCGCGCGGCGCAGTTTCAGGAAAAATACGGATACCTGGGGCTGCAGTTCCTCTACTCCTACCCGGGCAGCGACGGCTGTGATATCACCCAGGCCGATGTGGACAAGGGCCGCGGACTTTGCGAGATGGCAGGCGTGGCAGGACTGACGCCTGAGGAATGTGTGGCGGTGGGGGACGGCGACAACGATGTGCCGATGCTTGCCGCTGCAGGGCTGGGCATTGCCATGGCCAACGGCAGTGAGGCTGCTAAAGCCGCCGCGGACCGCATCGGTCCCGATGCCGGACCCCACGGGGTGGCGGATCTTTGCCGCGAACTCTGGCCGGAGGCGTTCTGA
- a CDS encoding LemA family protein, producing MQLEQQETFVIHGPQLEVFGEVESRLPPPARKRPVAALALVALALVSVFGIGGARLKGVRSSTARIYSAQQDEYGHSIQGDFAAQADAAASLIRVAGNVLGEQDADVQAAQAALDSWNAEADAARPAVQYQLNTALSGAVDLVYTAASDVADSKAKGQLDDLHDSFTSAQATIERAAADYNTKAEDYNATVSAFPANVLAGLWNAGPLQTFAPADVAVGMTGNG from the coding sequence ATGCAGCTGGAACAACAGGAAACTTTTGTAATTCACGGCCCGCAGCTGGAAGTTTTCGGCGAGGTGGAGTCCAGACTGCCGCCGCCCGCCCGCAAACGTCCGGTGGCTGCGCTGGCGCTGGTGGCGCTGGCGCTGGTGTCGGTGTTCGGCATTGGCGGGGCACGGCTCAAAGGCGTGCGCAGCAGCACGGCACGGATCTATTCGGCACAGCAGGATGAATACGGCCACAGCATCCAGGGCGATTTCGCCGCCCAGGCCGATGCGGCGGCCAGTCTGATCCGGGTGGCCGGCAATGTGCTGGGGGAGCAGGACGCGGATGTCCAGGCGGCCCAGGCGGCGCTGGATAGCTGGAACGCCGAGGCAGATGCCGCCCGACCCGCCGTTCAGTACCAACTGAATACGGCACTTTCGGGGGCGGTGGATCTTGTGTACACTGCAGCTTCGGATGTGGCCGACAGCAAGGCGAAGGGCCAGCTGGATGACCTGCACGACAGCTTTACCTCGGCCCAGGCCACGATTGAGCGCGCTGCGGCCGACTATAATACAAAAGCGGAAGACTACAACGCGACGGTTTCGGCTTTCCCGGCCAATGTGCTGGCCGGCTTGTGGAACGCCGGACCGCTGCAGACCTTTGCCCCGGCGGATGTTGCCGTCGGCATGACCGGAAACGGATAA
- a CDS encoding GDSL-type esterase/lipase family protein codes for MPTPQRPGSDRPRRSRMQNEYTWQEGWAHPEPPRPAGGQPGGRVPLTPEQQRALARRRRERRRRRRRTFLVGTVGGILVLSGIITLLLPKSVTGETDIVESAPTGSAQLVAPLPYGGSGGTSDPSTAQTLNWGTVGPVQQSEENGYTYTAVPAAPTALPEFGRVDTSWFADAAFLGDSLTAGFCVNEYNIDVGGALICGYEGISPNSIVNRTTVDNPDRGEEIAMDVLSNAQPAKLYILIGTNALVSTGNDESFLNYYAKMLDDLRTALPNTAFYVQSILAATKEKVEKDAPGLAPDRLATINASLESMCVEKGCYFLDLNAEFRDEEGYLLSDYAQPDGVHLTVSGYNKWVSYLCTHVPYNKNNPYQAGSTYYLSDDIKQLLADIP; via the coding sequence ATGCCGACCCCGCAACGACCCGGTTCCGACCGTCCACGTCGGTCCCGGATGCAGAATGAATATACCTGGCAGGAAGGCTGGGCCCATCCTGAGCCGCCGCGTCCTGCGGGCGGGCAGCCGGGCGGACGTGTGCCGCTGACGCCGGAACAGCAGCGCGCCCTGGCACGCCGCCGCCGGGAACGCCGCCGTCGTCGTCGCCGTACTTTTCTGGTGGGAACGGTGGGGGGCATTCTTGTGCTGTCCGGCATCATCACACTGCTGCTGCCCAAGAGCGTAACCGGAGAAACGGACATCGTGGAGTCCGCCCCCACCGGCAGCGCCCAGCTGGTGGCACCGCTTCCCTATGGCGGCAGCGGCGGGACGTCGGATCCCTCGACGGCCCAGACGCTGAACTGGGGCACGGTGGGGCCTGTCCAGCAGAGCGAAGAAAACGGCTACACCTATACTGCCGTGCCGGCGGCCCCCACAGCACTGCCGGAATTCGGCCGGGTGGATACCTCCTGGTTTGCCGATGCGGCGTTCCTGGGAGATTCGCTGACCGCGGGCTTCTGTGTGAATGAATACAACATCGATGTAGGTGGCGCCCTGATCTGCGGTTATGAGGGCATCAGCCCCAACAGCATCGTCAACCGCACCACGGTGGACAACCCTGACCGGGGCGAGGAAATCGCCATGGATGTGCTGAGCAATGCCCAGCCTGCCAAGCTGTATATCCTCATCGGTACCAATGCACTGGTGAGCACCGGCAACGACGAGAGCTTTCTGAACTATTACGCCAAGATGCTGGACGATCTGCGCACGGCCTTGCCGAACACGGCGTTCTATGTGCAGTCCATCCTGGCGGCCACCAAGGAAAAGGTGGAAAAAGATGCGCCGGGTCTGGCACCCGACCGGCTGGCCACGATCAACGCATCGCTGGAGAGTATGTGTGTTGAAAAGGGCTGCTATTTCCTGGACCTCAACGCGGAATTCCGGGACGAGGAAGGCTACCTGCTCAGTGACTATGCCCAGCCCGACGGCGTGCACCTGACGGTCTCGGGTTACAACAAGTGGGTCAGCTATCTGTGCACCCATGTGCCGTACAACAAGAACAATCCCTACCAGGCCGGCAGCACCTACTACCTCAGTGACGACATCAAACAGCTGCTGGCCGATATTCCTTAA
- a CDS encoding ABC transporter ATP-binding protein, whose product MPIIQVQDVSMRFNLAQEKTETLKEYAVKLLKHQLFFNEFYALQNVSFSIEQGESVALIGRNGSGKSTMLKLIAGVMYPTRGTVRVNGEIAPLIELGAGFDLELTARENVFLNGAVLGHDRDYMEEHFKNIIDFAELWDFVDVPVKNYSSGMIARLGFSIATEVEAEILACDEILSVGDFMFQQKCHQRMEKMLSGGTTLLFVSHDINQVKQLCKRAIWIDHGHLRGDGPAEEVCDAYVAAMQRGE is encoded by the coding sequence ATGCCCATCATTCAGGTGCAAGATGTCTCGATGCGTTTCAACCTCGCGCAGGAAAAAACCGAGACGCTGAAGGAGTACGCCGTCAAGCTGCTCAAACACCAACTCTTTTTCAACGAATTTTACGCCCTGCAGAATGTTTCCTTTTCCATCGAGCAGGGGGAATCGGTGGCCCTCATCGGCCGCAACGGCAGCGGCAAAAGCACGATGCTCAAGCTCATTGCCGGGGTCATGTATCCCACCCGGGGCACGGTGCGGGTCAACGGTGAAATCGCGCCCCTCATCGAACTGGGTGCCGGCTTTGACCTGGAACTCACCGCGCGGGAAAACGTTTTCCTCAACGGTGCGGTGCTGGGCCACGACCGGGACTACATGGAGGAACATTTCAAAAACATCATTGATTTTGCTGAACTGTGGGACTTTGTGGATGTGCCGGTGAAAAACTACTCCAGCGGTATGATCGCCCGCCTGGGCTTTTCCATCGCCACCGAGGTAGAGGCAGAAATTCTGGCCTGTGACGAGATCCTCTCGGTGGGGGACTTCATGTTCCAGCAAAAATGCCACCAGCGTATGGAAAAGATGCTCTCCGGCGGCACGACGCTGCTCTTCGTCAGTCACGACATCAACCAGGTCAAGCAGCTGTGCAAGCGTGCCATCTGGATCGACCACGGCCATCTGCGGGGGGACGGCCCGGCGGAGGAAGTCTGCGACGCCTATGTGGCGGCCATGCAGCGGGGCGAATAA
- a CDS encoding DNA-deoxyinosine glycosylase has product MAVTKAAYTHVGPGLPPLHGERAGALILGSFPSPKSREQGFFYGHPQNRFWPLLASLTGEPVPDWADIEAKKQIILRHGLAVWDTIGACDIRGASDASIRNVQPNDVAALIRRLGVQAVFCNGAASGRVYARYAQPLTGLSATVLPSTSPANAAWSMEKLRAVWGTALTPFLQGDG; this is encoded by the coding sequence ATGGCTGTCACCAAAGCGGCCTACACCCATGTGGGACCGGGCCTGCCGCCCCTGCACGGAGAACGGGCGGGGGCGCTGATCCTGGGCAGTTTCCCCAGTCCCAAAAGCAGGGAACAGGGCTTTTTTTACGGGCATCCCCAGAATCGGTTCTGGCCGCTGCTGGCCTCCCTCACCGGGGAGCCGGTGCCCGACTGGGCGGACATCGAGGCGAAAAAGCAGATCATTCTGCGCCACGGACTGGCGGTGTGGGACACCATCGGCGCCTGTGACATCCGTGGTGCGTCGGACGCTTCCATCCGCAATGTGCAGCCCAACGATGTAGCGGCACTGATCCGGCGACTGGGGGTGCAGGCCGTATTCTGCAACGGGGCGGCTTCGGGGCGGGTCTATGCCCGGTATGCCCAGCCGCTGACCGGTCTGTCTGCCACGGTGCTGCCCAGCACCAGTCCCGCCAACGCGGCCTGGTCGATGGAAAAACTGCGGGCGGTGTGGGGCACGGCGCTCACACCTTTTTTACAGGGGGACGGTTGA
- a CDS encoding toxic anion resistance protein, translating to MADLNKELDLNVPAAPSLTLDAAPAPSLTLDPLAEEKAVEEAKKAEPVQVEDTPLSPEEQKMVDDFAEKIDITNSQMVLQYGAASQKKLSDFSETALSRVKTKDMGETGDLITSLIAELQGFDAKAEQPKGIFGLFKKASNNIEQLKTRYESADKNVERIRAQLEDHQVTLMKDITMLDKMYQLNLVYFKELTMYILAGKKKLAAVRAGELKEAQEKAQRTQLPEDAQAARDLADLCDRFEKKLYDLELTRNVSIQMGPQIRLIQSNDTMMAEKIQTTIVNTIPLWKNQMVLALGIAHSQEAMKAERAVTDATNELLKRNAATLKQGTIDIAKESERGIVDIETLQQTNKQLIETLDELNKIRADGKAKRATAEQELGRIEGELRAKLLEINN from the coding sequence ATGGCTGACCTGAACAAGGAATTGGACCTGAACGTGCCTGCCGCCCCCTCGCTGACGCTGGACGCGGCGCCCGCGCCGAGCCTGACACTGGACCCGCTGGCGGAGGAAAAAGCGGTGGAGGAAGCCAAGAAGGCGGAACCTGTTCAGGTGGAGGATACCCCCCTGAGCCCTGAAGAACAGAAGATGGTGGATGATTTCGCCGAGAAAATTGACATCACCAACTCCCAGATGGTTCTGCAGTATGGTGCCGCCAGCCAGAAGAAACTCAGTGATTTCTCCGAGACGGCGCTCTCCCGGGTGAAGACCAAGGACATGGGGGAGACCGGCGACCTGATCACCAGCCTGATTGCCGAACTGCAGGGATTTGACGCCAAGGCGGAGCAGCCCAAGGGCATTTTCGGGCTGTTCAAGAAAGCCAGCAACAACATTGAGCAGCTGAAAACCCGGTACGAAAGCGCCGACAAGAATGTGGAGCGTATCCGTGCCCAGCTGGAGGACCACCAGGTCACTTTGATGAAGGACATCACCATGCTGGACAAGATGTACCAGCTGAACCTTGTCTACTTCAAGGAACTGACCATGTATATCCTGGCCGGCAAGAAGAAGCTGGCGGCCGTCCGCGCCGGGGAACTGAAGGAAGCGCAGGAGAAAGCCCAGCGCACCCAGCTGCCGGAGGACGCCCAGGCGGCCCGGGATCTGGCGGATCTCTGCGACCGGTTTGAGAAAAAGCTCTATGACCTGGAGCTGACCCGGAATGTGTCCATCCAGATGGGCCCGCAGATCCGGCTGATCCAGTCCAACGACACAATGATGGCGGAAAAGATCCAGACCACCATTGTGAATACCATCCCGCTTTGGAAGAACCAGATGGTGCTGGCCTTGGGCATTGCCCACAGCCAGGAGGCCATGAAGGCGGAGCGGGCCGTCACCGATGCCACCAACGAACTGCTCAAGCGCAATGCGGCGACCCTCAAGCAGGGCACCATCGACATTGCCAAGGAGTCCGAGCGCGGCATTGTGGACATCGAGACGCTGCAGCAGACCAACAAGCAGCTCATCGAGACGCTGGACGAACTGAACAAGATCCGCGCCGACGGCAAGGCCAAGCGTGCGACCGCTGAACAGGAACTGGGCCGCATCGAGGGCGAGCTGCGCGCCAAACTGCTGGAGATCAACAACTGA
- a CDS encoding 5-bromo-4-chloroindolyl phosphate hydrolysis family protein, translating to MPKQEEQPRYTDPSHPYSGSGNRYQNRYNREEYHPGDGPFQFPWWVIVIGFVVWWPLGFIFIGLNAAMRNGKLGGFEQAARKQSREGSWNVNPVYAQPQAERAPQRKTAKRRSKSKKKNTEGKGLPTGLLIAGIALTAVSLLALPDALFWLPDALAEGGSYWGWLLEESIPVLMMLTGGIGCLAGAHIVRTNRRMRKKIDNIVGDAKYMAIADIAASIPCSYEKCCKHLENCIDDGVFGPEAYLDMRRRCLVVEGKAPDPAPAPEPAPDEPAPQKDRYQEILDELRSVNDAIPDEEMSDKISRLEAVSAKIFEQAKSDPDKLPRMRKFLDYYLPTSLKLLQTYAELEAQGVEGENITESKRRIEQTMDTLVHAFEAQLDNLFQEDALDVSADIDVMENMLRADGLTGDTPFKL from the coding sequence ATGCCCAAGCAGGAGGAACAACCCCGGTATACCGATCCCAGTCACCCGTACAGTGGCAGCGGCAACCGGTACCAGAATCGCTACAACCGTGAAGAATACCATCCCGGCGATGGCCCGTTCCAGTTTCCCTGGTGGGTCATCGTCATCGGGTTTGTGGTGTGGTGGCCGCTGGGGTTCATCTTTATCGGCCTCAATGCGGCCATGCGCAACGGCAAGCTGGGCGGCTTTGAGCAGGCGGCCCGCAAACAAAGCCGGGAAGGGTCCTGGAACGTGAATCCGGTGTATGCCCAGCCCCAGGCGGAGCGTGCTCCCCAGCGCAAGACAGCAAAACGGCGCAGCAAGTCCAAGAAAAAGAACACCGAGGGCAAAGGTCTGCCCACGGGTCTGCTCATCGCGGGCATCGCGCTGACGGCGGTGAGTCTGCTGGCTTTGCCCGACGCGCTGTTCTGGCTGCCCGACGCACTGGCGGAAGGCGGCAGCTACTGGGGATGGCTGCTGGAGGAATCCATACCGGTGCTCATGATGCTGACCGGTGGCATCGGCTGCCTGGCGGGGGCGCATATCGTGCGCACCAATCGCCGTATGCGCAAAAAGATCGACAACATTGTCGGCGATGCCAAGTACATGGCCATTGCGGATATTGCGGCCTCCATTCCCTGCAGCTATGAAAAGTGCTGCAAACATCTGGAAAACTGCATTGATGACGGCGTTTTCGGCCCCGAGGCCTATCTGGATATGCGCCGCCGCTGCCTGGTGGTGGAGGGCAAAGCGCCCGATCCCGCCCCCGCGCCGGAGCCGGCCCCGGACGAACCTGCCCCGCAGAAGGACCGGTACCAGGAGATTCTGGACGAACTACGCAGTGTCAACGACGCCATCCCCGATGAGGAGATGAGCGACAAGATCAGCCGCCTGGAGGCGGTTTCGGCCAAAATCTTTGAGCAGGCCAAGTCCGATCCCGACAAGCTGCCGAGAATGCGCAAGTTTCTGGATTATTACCTGCCCACCTCCCTCAAGCTGCTTCAGACCTATGCGGAGCTGGAGGCCCAGGGCGTGGAAGGGGAAAACATCACCGAGTCCAAGCGCCGCATCGAGCAGACGATGGACACGCTGGTCCATGCCTTTGAAGCGCAGCTGGACAACCTGTTCCAGGAGGATGCGCTGGATGTGAGCGCCGACATCGACGTGATGGAAAATATGCTGCGTGCCGACGGATTGACCGGGGACACGCCGTTCAAACTGTAA
- a CDS encoding TPM domain-containing protein: MNKRIRRTAAAAAVFCLLGAGAITVQAAPELDPNQAVNDYAGILSTETEAYVGDLSVALQNTCGAQIGVYTTEYIGNSTMEGYAYDVLNTWGLGSADKDNGVLLLLVPGEDDYYVTRGAGLEAQLTISKLGTILDEDLEPSWVEQDYDAGTQKTVRAIAEELCTIYGIPVSTLDNAAQAPAAPSDRGGISPMAVVLIIVAVLLMIALLGSFTRPRGPGPRPPRGGGFGNGLFWYGLGLASRPRRPRRPPPPPPGFGPGPGGYGGPRPGGPRPGGFGGAPRPPRGGFGGAGRPGGGFRPGGGSSRGGGVGRRH; encoded by the coding sequence ATGAACAAACGGATTCGCCGCACCGCGGCAGCCGCGGCGGTGTTCTGCCTGCTGGGGGCAGGCGCCATCACCGTACAGGCGGCCCCTGAGCTGGACCCGAATCAGGCGGTCAATGACTACGCCGGCATCCTCTCCACCGAGACGGAAGCCTACGTGGGGGACCTTTCGGTAGCTCTGCAGAATACCTGCGGGGCCCAGATCGGGGTATATACAACGGAATATATCGGCAACTCCACCATGGAGGGCTATGCCTACGATGTCCTCAACACCTGGGGGCTGGGTTCGGCTGACAAGGACAACGGCGTTTTGCTGCTGCTGGTGCCGGGGGAGGATGACTACTATGTTACCCGCGGTGCCGGTCTGGAAGCTCAGCTGACCATCAGCAAGCTGGGGACCATTCTGGACGAGGATCTGGAACCCAGCTGGGTGGAACAGGATTACGATGCCGGTACCCAGAAGACGGTACGGGCCATTGCCGAGGAACTCTGCACAATCTACGGCATCCCCGTGTCCACGCTGGACAATGCTGCCCAGGCCCCGGCGGCTCCCTCTGACCGGGGTGGCATCAGCCCCATGGCGGTGGTGCTGATCATCGTGGCGGTGCTGCTGATGATCGCGCTGCTGGGCAGCTTTACCCGGCCCCGTGGCCCCGGCCCGCGGCCTCCGCGCGGCGGCGGGTTCGGCAACGGGCTGTTCTGGTACGGCCTGGGCCTTGCCTCCCGGCCACGGCGTCCCCGCCGTCCGCCGCCTCCACCGCCCGGCTTCGGTCCGGGCCCCGGCGGCTATGGCGGTCCTCGCCCGGGCGGCCCTCGTCCCGGCGGATTCGGCGGTGCGCCCCGTCCTCCCCGCGGTGGGTTTGGCGGCGCAGGCCGTCCCGGCGGTGGTTTCCGCCCTGGCGGTGGCTCCAGCCGCGGCGGCGGTGTGGGACGCCGCCATTGA
- a CDS encoding SDR family NAD(P)-dependent oxidoreductase, protein MSLFAVITGASSGLGAEFARQLAAQGYELLLVARRADRMQALADTMPTRCEIFPADLSRTEECDRLVQALEWRRVDLFVNNAGFGACGPFSSIDLDRELNMLEVNVRAVHILTKRMVQKMQRQGSGALLNVGSSAGLLPAGPYMATYYATKSYVVSLSRAVAAELRAAGSPVYVGCLCPGPVDTEFNAVAQVQFALPGISAADCVRCALAGIRHRKTIIVPGRWMAAAMALSRLVPVGALIRLTARQQKRKLNG, encoded by the coding sequence ATGTCTTTGTTTGCTGTCATTACCGGGGCCAGTTCCGGTCTGGGCGCGGAATTTGCCCGTCAGCTGGCGGCTCAGGGGTACGAACTGCTGTTGGTGGCCCGACGGGCCGACCGGATGCAGGCGCTGGCCGACACGATGCCCACCCGGTGTGAAATTTTTCCCGCCGACTTGTCCCGGACGGAGGAGTGTGACCGTCTTGTGCAGGCCCTCGAATGGCGCCGGGTGGATCTGTTTGTCAACAACGCCGGATTCGGTGCCTGCGGACCGTTTTCTTCCATCGATCTGGATCGGGAACTGAATATGCTGGAGGTCAATGTCCGTGCGGTGCACATTCTGACCAAACGCATGGTCCAGAAGATGCAACGCCAAGGGAGCGGCGCGCTGCTCAATGTGGGCTCCAGCGCCGGGCTGCTGCCGGCAGGTCCTTATATGGCCACCTACTATGCCACCAAATCCTATGTAGTCAGCCTGAGCCGGGCGGTGGCGGCAGAACTGCGCGCCGCTGGCAGCCCGGTGTATGTGGGCTGCCTCTGCCCGGGCCCGGTGGATACCGAGTTCAATGCTGTGGCCCAGGTACAGTTTGCCCTGCCGGGTATTTCGGCCGCTGACTGTGTGCGGTGCGCGCTGGCGGGCATCCGCCACCGCAAAACGATCATCGTGCCGGGGCGGTGGATGGCCGCTGCCATGGCGCTGAGCCGGCTGGTCCCGGTGGGAGCGCTCATCCGTCTGACGGCCCGCCAGCAAAAGAGAAAGCTGAACGGCTGA
- a CDS encoding ABC transporter permease, with protein sequence MQHQPEGQLRTSWGHFKKYRPLIRELVTRDLKVKYRRSFLGYVWSILNPLLMMLLQTLVFSYMFRFDIPNYPLYLICGNTLFNFFNESTNMGMGSVLGNSSLIKKVYVPKFIFPISRVVSSFVNLLFSLAAIVLVMLITRSPIYPTLLLVWAPLVLLFLFCCGMALLLSALAVYFRDLQYLYGILTMAWMYATPLFYPLSQLPGFMQQIVKLNPLYHYINCLRCLVMYGFVPGPNTWFACIACAVVMMVLGLAAFRKLQRNFILYL encoded by the coding sequence ATGCAACACCAACCCGAAGGCCAGCTGCGCACCAGCTGGGGCCACTTCAAAAAATACCGCCCGCTGATCCGGGAACTGGTCACCCGTGACCTCAAGGTCAAATATCGCCGCAGTTTCCTGGGGTATGTGTGGAGCATCCTCAACCCGCTGCTTATGATGCTGCTCCAGACGCTGGTCTTTTCGTACATGTTCCGCTTTGACATTCCCAACTATCCGCTGTATCTGATCTGCGGCAATACCCTGTTCAACTTCTTCAACGAGAGCACCAACATGGGCATGGGCAGTGTGCTGGGCAACTCCTCCCTCATCAAAAAGGTCTACGTGCCCAAGTTTATTTTCCCCATCAGCCGGGTGGTGTCCAGCTTCGTGAACCTGCTGTTCAGTCTGGCGGCCATTGTGCTGGTCATGCTCATCACCCGTTCGCCGATTTATCCCACGCTGCTGCTGGTCTGGGCGCCGCTGGTGCTGCTCTTCCTATTCTGCTGCGGCATGGCGCTGCTGCTGTCGGCCCTTGCGGTGTATTTCCGGGATCTGCAGTATCTCTACGGCATTCTGACCATGGCCTGGATGTACGCAACGCCGCTGTTCTATCCGCTGTCCCAGCTGCCGGGCTTTATGCAGCAGATCGTCAAACTGAACCCGCTGTATCATTACATCAACTGTCTGCGCTGCCTGGTCATGTACGGCTTTGTGCCGGGGCCCAATACCTGGTTTGCCTGCATCGCCTGCGCAGTGGTCATGATGGTGCTGGGGCTCGCGGCCTTCCGCAAGCTGCAGCGCAACTTTATTCTGTATCTGTAA
- a CDS encoding 5-bromo-4-chloroindolyl phosphate hydrolysis family protein has protein sequence MSKWEEKQVRPVLPLYLAALTWPVASLVFPPYTLGNLVIVAVCSAVVYGVARRFCPMRVVRRLVPYATGSEDVDAMLNGIAANLDALHALNEAIPDTQLSHAMDRMEKAGRSIAAVVEGAPDKARQIDRFARYYLPEVVKLMSAYANLEKNGVKGENAAQILRELRQNAETTATAFENQLDALYSAEALDISTDIEVLDSILKSQNLTK, from the coding sequence ATGAGCAAGTGGGAAGAAAAGCAGGTCCGGCCGGTTCTGCCGCTGTATCTGGCGGCATTGACCTGGCCGGTGGCGTCGCTGGTATTCCCGCCCTACACGCTGGGCAATCTGGTGATCGTAGCGGTCTGCAGTGCCGTGGTGTATGGGGTGGCCCGTCGGTTCTGCCCCATGCGGGTGGTGCGCAGGCTGGTACCCTATGCCACCGGTAGCGAGGATGTGGATGCCATGCTCAACGGCATTGCCGCCAATCTGGATGCGCTCCATGCGCTGAATGAGGCCATCCCCGATACCCAGCTTTCCCATGCCATGGACCGGATGGAAAAGGCCGGCCGCAGCATTGCGGCGGTGGTGGAAGGTGCCCCCGACAAGGCGCGGCAGATCGACCGGTTTGCGCGGTATTATCTGCCGGAAGTGGTCAAACTGATGAGCGCTTACGCCAATCTGGAAAAGAATGGCGTAAAGGGAGAAAACGCTGCCCAGATCCTGCGGGAGCTGCGGCAAAATGCCGAGACGACAGCCACCGCGTTTGAAAACCAGCTGGACGCCCTGTACAGTGCGGAAGCGCTGGATATCTCCACAGACATTGAGGTCCTGGACAGCATTCTGAAGAGCCAGAACCTGACGAAATAA